The genomic stretch CTCGCTACTTTACCGACTGCGTCCAGCTTGTCTTTGCGTTCTGTCATGCGGACCTCCAAAAATGGGACAGATTGTCTCAAATGTGACTACCCATAAATTATCCCATTCCCGATATCTTGTCAATAAGGACGGTCGTGCCAAAAAGCCCGGACCTTTTAAGGTCCGGGCTTTTTCTTGGAGAGGTTCGTCTCGTTTGTACGTTTTATCTCAAGTTAGAATATAACCAGCGATCCGATCATTGCGAAGACGATTAGTATTATGTTGTAGTGCAGAAAGGTCGGTACGCAGGTGTCCCAGATGTGGTCGTGCTGTCCATCGGCGTTGAGTCCCGAGGTGGGCCCGAGGGTCGAGTCGGAGGCCGGAGATCCGGCGTATCCAAGTGCCGCTGCCGCAGCTATGAGGCAGACCGTCGCGGCCGGAGAGAATCCCAGTTTTATGGCCAGAGGGCAGTAGATTGCGGCTATTACCGGAATGGTGCCGAAGGACGTTCCGATGCCCATCGTGACCAGAAGGCCGACTGTAAGCATGAGAAGGGCTCCGTAGGCTTTACTGCCACCTACCATTCCCACGATGCTCTCGACCAGGAGGTCGACCGCCTTGGTCTCCCTTATGACCGAGCCGTAACCGGCCGCTACGAGCATGATTATCGCTATCATACCCATTATTCCGAGGCCGCCGGACATGACCTCGTCCAGGCTCTTCCACTTAATCGCACCGGTCGCGACCATTATGCCCAGAGCCGCTACGGCACCCAGGGGCAGAGAGCTGGTCTTGAGCTGGATGACGAAGGCTACCACGACGGCGACGAGGGTCATCCAGTGGGAGGTGGTCATGTGCTCGGGAATTTCCTTGACGTCCTCCAGACCGGCCACAGGCCTGTCTTCGTAGTCCCTGGTCTTGTTATAGGATATGAATATAGCGACCAGAAGGCCTATGACCATTCCCGCCCCAAGTATCCAGGAGGAGTGCCATATATCTCCGCCGGATACGGCTATGCCGTTGGCTGTCATCTCCCTGGCGATGATTCCGTGGAATATAAGTCCGAATCCAGCGGGAAGTGCGATGTAGGGAGCCTTGAGGCCGAAGGTTAAGGCACAGGCTACCGCCCTTCTGTCCTGCTTGAGCTTGTTGAACAGTCCGAGCAGTGGCGGGATCAATATGGGAATGAAGGCTATGTGGACCGGAATCAGGTTCTGAGAAAGA from Dethiosulfovibrio faecalis encodes the following:
- a CDS encoding Na+/H+ antiporter family protein → MLLLNPVVLSVSTMIVLCLLNLNVILALIIAALVAGLTAGIPIGETMSVLIGGMGGNSETALSYVLLGALAVAISKTGLASLLSVKLTKVVKDKKHMLLLIIAGVACLSQNLIPVHIAFIPILIPPLLGLFNKLKQDRRAVACALTFGLKAPYIALPAGFGLIFHGIIAREMTANGIAVSGGDIWHSSWILGAGMVIGLLVAIFISYNKTRDYEDRPVAGLEDVKEIPEHMTTSHWMTLVAVVVAFVIQLKTSSLPLGAVAALGIMVATGAIKWKSLDEVMSGGLGIMGMIAIIMLVAAGYGSVIRETKAVDLLVESIVGMVGGSKAYGALLMLTVGLLVTMGIGTSFGTIPVIAAIYCPLAIKLGFSPAATVCLIAAAAALGYAGSPASDSTLGPTSGLNADGQHDHIWDTCVPTFLHYNIILIVFAMIGSLVIF